In the genome of Ignavibacteriales bacterium, one region contains:
- a CDS encoding AAA family ATPase, whose protein sequence is MVDFKTIQSLIRDNSEDFNIEVLRKFPTAVSAFELQNMIFPPIEWFIHDFLTVGLYILAGKPKSGKSWLALNLSLAVAEGGRALSYFSCNKNDVLYIAYEDSPRRLQSRVNRLIQLEHINSAPSNLLFYTMAEFPKLNDGGLNQLDSLLKSNRKIKIVIIDTLGRSSKKITGFSKNQYLEEYDHMAQFQEFATAHNICLLFLHHTRKLKSEDPFEDISGTNGLLGAADGLMVLERNSRGTKLHINGKDILETSFDIVFNDGLWFVTGNATNNVKTKEREEILNCFEQNPEKTLRTSEIAIMLNKKTSNISHLLKKLVTDQFLIVVKTGMYRLSQKFNG, encoded by the coding sequence ATGGTCGATTTTAAAACAATCCAAAGTTTGATACGAGATAATAGTGAGGATTTTAATATAGAAGTTCTCAGGAAATTTCCCACAGCAGTATCTGCTTTCGAACTTCAAAATATGATTTTTCCACCAATTGAGTGGTTCATACATGACTTTTTAACCGTTGGACTTTATATTTTAGCAGGCAAGCCTAAAAGTGGAAAATCGTGGCTCGCTTTGAATTTAAGCTTAGCTGTCGCAGAAGGTGGTAGAGCTCTATCTTATTTTTCCTGCAACAAAAATGATGTCCTTTATATAGCATACGAGGATAGTCCTCGAAGACTTCAAAGCAGAGTCAACAGATTAATTCAGTTAGAACATATAAATTCAGCTCCATCCAATTTGCTTTTTTATACAATGGCAGAATTCCCGAAATTAAACGATGGTGGCCTCAATCAATTAGATTCATTATTGAAAAGTAATAGAAAAATAAAGATTGTTATCATTGATACTCTCGGAAGGAGTTCAAAAAAAATAACCGGATTTTCGAAAAATCAATATCTAGAAGAATATGATCATATGGCTCAATTTCAGGAATTCGCAACTGCTCATAATATTTGTTTATTGTTTTTACATCATACTCGCAAATTAAAAAGTGAAGACCCATTTGAAGATATTTCTGGGACAAATGGATTACTTGGAGCGGCTGATGGTTTAATGGTTTTAGAAAGGAATTCAAGGGGGACAAAACTCCATATAAATGGTAAAGATATTTTGGAGACTAGCTTTGATATTGTTTTTAATGATGGTCTCTGGTTTGTGACTGGAAACGCAACTAATAACGTGAAGACTAAGGAAAGAGAAGAAATACTTAATTGTTTCGAACAAAATCCTGAAAAAACTTTACGCACTTCGGAAATCGCAATTATGCTCAATAAAAAAACAAGCAATATATCGCATCTCCTTAAAAAACTTGTTACTGATCAATTTTTAATTGTCGTAAAAACTGGAATGTATAGACTTTCTCAAAAGTTTAATGGATAA
- a CDS encoding T9SS type A sorting domain-containing protein gives MSPFQKYFRTISFIIVLFSFYINLYSQVTLASESFTSLFTPGSFHYYTGVEGNINIGQRGGPNIYDFSSVSLSNLNVSYNYLVSTLPLLAQHYPSDAVAFGESETTIEKNPVFYIVNDTVYVAGEASLIPDVKFVHYVPFEIAAIFPATYGSSFSQQIEKYDTTFNGSGGVISTNYSTSFEETVIDGYGTLVLQSGSYQCLRIKKIHNGYGDKEYIYLCNEGAFVGVGGVDISAPDTGYVNGGCQVLLKPGLVDVNDNVLELNDFKLEQNYPNPFNPTTKIAFTIPEESRVRITIYDLLGNEVLRLLDEQKPRGSHTIDVNASELSSGVYLYRLKAGKFIQTMKMILLK, from the coding sequence ATGTCACCATTCCAAAAGTACTTCCGTACAATTTCATTTATTATTGTTCTTTTCAGCTTTTACATAAATCTTTATTCACAGGTTACACTGGCATCGGAATCATTCACAAGTTTATTTACTCCCGGTAGTTTCCATTATTATACCGGAGTTGAAGGAAATATTAATATCGGGCAAAGAGGCGGACCAAATATCTATGATTTCAGTTCAGTTAGTTTGTCGAATCTGAATGTTTCATACAATTACTTAGTCAGTACATTACCGTTGTTAGCGCAGCATTATCCTTCTGATGCTGTTGCATTTGGCGAAAGTGAAACAACAATAGAAAAAAATCCTGTGTTCTATATTGTTAATGACACAGTGTATGTCGCGGGTGAAGCCTCACTGATTCCGGATGTAAAATTTGTACACTACGTTCCCTTTGAGATAGCCGCCATATTTCCCGCCACTTACGGTTCTTCGTTCAGTCAGCAGATCGAAAAGTATGACACGACTTTTAACGGTTCAGGCGGAGTCATATCAACAAATTATTCAACGAGTTTTGAAGAGACTGTAATAGATGGTTACGGAACGTTAGTTTTGCAATCAGGCTCGTATCAGTGTCTTAGGATTAAAAAAATTCACAACGGTTATGGCGACAAAGAATATATATATCTTTGTAACGAAGGTGCTTTTGTTGGTGTTGGCGGAGTTGATATTTCAGCACCCGACACTGGCTATGTAAATGGCGGCTGCCAGGTTTTATTAAAACCGGGTCTGGTAGATGTGAATGATAATGTGCTTGAGTTAAATGATTTCAAACTGGAACAGAATTATCCAAATCCTTTCAACCCTACAACAAAGATTGCATTTACAATCCCTGAAGAAAGCAGAGTAAGGATAACTATATATGATTTACTTGGTAATGAAGTATTAAGATTACTTGATGAACAAAAGCCGCGAGGCAGTCATACAATAGATGTAAACGCCTCTGAACTTTCATCAGGTGTTTACCTTTACAGGTTGAAAGCCGGAAAATTTATACAGACAATGAAGATGATACTACTGAAATAA
- a CDS encoding Cache 3/Cache 2 fusion domain-containing protein produces the protein MKNKLVNKFLVPIISFITVIILAAGILISDYISTSIEGNAKLLSDAEINMVIQQLTNTDVLMNERVASSMNILKDLTNQQGTPTIGNNFYAGTVQVSGLSFGNHLVNNNFLLVDKVKSLAGGTATLFVKKDDSFIRISTNVLKPDNSRAIGTELDKKGKAYAAIINNRSFYGVVDILGSPYYTGYEPIKDLNGKTIGIWYVGYKISTLTTIGKLINNMKILDNGFVALVDNKNNIVFNSDNVKPEFITQIQTETNDEWILNKVEFNQWGYSVVSAYPKSDIDGKVNSTILTIVFIGIILTVLLSGLCYYIFKKIVLTRVQSLKEYSGKLSMGDVSFSVASNSNDELGELEKAFSDVVESINNQSLTAQKIAEGDLNLSITEKSDKDLLSKSMQKVLFTLTSLISELKRLSEAAVNGELNTRGNANNFSGAYKEIVNGMNNTIDSLLQPVNEGNAVLKLMAENDFTSRITGNYKGDHQQLKDSINKVCDSLNSTLSEVNNAVQATASASTQISSSTEEMAAGAQEQSAQAGEVASAVEQMTKTILETTKNASSASEASKNAGLIAKEGGSVVNQTIQGINRIAEVVKQSADTVQQLGKSSDQIGEIIQVIDDIADQTNLLALNAAIEAARAGEQGRGFAVVADEVRKLAERTTKATKEIALMIKQIQKDTSGAVESMNQGTLEVEKGKELANKAGDSLKQIITGAESVVDIVSQVAAASEEQSSAAEQISKNIESISAVTQESAQGVQQIARAAEDLNRLTNNLEELVARFKTINIADSQKRNISKKHIRV, from the coding sequence ATGAAAAATAAACTTGTAAATAAATTTTTGGTCCCGATCATTTCATTCATTACAGTGATAATACTTGCTGCCGGAATATTAATCTCAGATTATATCAGTACAAGTATTGAGGGAAATGCAAAACTGCTTTCAGATGCAGAAATCAACATGGTTATACAGCAACTCACTAACACGGATGTGCTGATGAATGAAAGAGTTGCTTCGTCAATGAATATTTTAAAAGATCTGACTAATCAGCAGGGAACTCCAACAATAGGAAATAATTTTTATGCTGGTACTGTTCAGGTTTCGGGATTGAGCTTCGGCAATCATCTTGTGAACAACAATTTTCTACTTGTTGACAAAGTAAAATCACTGGCTGGTGGAACAGCTACATTGTTCGTTAAGAAAGATGATAGTTTTATCCGGATCTCAACTAATGTATTAAAACCTGATAACAGCCGCGCCATAGGTACTGAACTGGATAAAAAAGGAAAAGCCTATGCTGCGATTATTAACAACAGAAGTTTTTATGGAGTTGTTGATATTCTTGGATCGCCGTATTACACAGGCTACGAACCAATAAAAGATTTGAATGGGAAGACAATCGGCATCTGGTATGTGGGTTATAAAATATCAACTTTGACAACCATTGGTAAACTTATTAATAATATGAAAATTCTTGACAATGGTTTTGTCGCACTAGTTGATAACAAAAACAATATAGTTTTCAATTCGGATAACGTTAAACCTGAATTCATTACGCAAATTCAAACTGAAACAAATGATGAATGGATATTAAATAAAGTTGAATTCAATCAATGGGGCTACTCTGTCGTTTCAGCATATCCGAAATCTGATATTGACGGTAAAGTTAATTCGACCATTCTTACAATTGTTTTTATAGGGATTATATTAACCGTTTTGTTAAGCGGATTGTGTTATTACATTTTCAAAAAAATAGTTCTGACAAGAGTTCAGAGTCTAAAAGAATACTCTGGTAAGTTATCAATGGGAGATGTGTCGTTTTCAGTGGCTTCAAACTCTAACGATGAACTAGGCGAACTTGAAAAAGCATTTTCGGATGTTGTAGAGAGCATTAATAATCAATCATTAACTGCACAGAAAATCGCCGAAGGTGATCTAAATTTAAGTATAACTGAAAAGTCAGATAAAGACTTATTAAGTAAAAGTATGCAAAAAGTATTATTCACGTTAACAAGTCTGATCAGTGAATTAAAAAGATTATCTGAAGCAGCAGTAAACGGGGAATTGAACACGCGCGGAAATGCTAATAATTTTTCAGGGGCTTATAAAGAAATAGTTAATGGTATGAACAATACTATTGATTCACTTCTACAGCCGGTAAACGAAGGTAACGCAGTTTTAAAATTAATGGCAGAAAATGACTTCACATCCCGGATCACTGGAAATTATAAAGGTGATCATCAGCAGCTTAAAGATAGTATTAACAAAGTCTGTGACTCTCTTAACTCCACACTAAGTGAAGTTAATAACGCAGTACAAGCCACAGCAAGTGCATCAACACAGATTTCTTCTTCAACTGAAGAGATGGCTGCAGGTGCTCAGGAACAGTCAGCACAGGCTGGTGAAGTTGCTTCTGCTGTTGAGCAAATGACTAAGACTATTCTTGAAACTACTAAGAATGCTTCTTCTGCTTCTGAAGCCAGCAAGAATGCAGGTCTAATTGCTAAAGAAGGCGGCAGTGTTGTTAATCAAACTATTCAGGGTATTAACCGTATCGCTGAAGTAGTAAAACAATCCGCCGATACTGTTCAGCAGCTTGGTAAGAGCAGTGATCAGATAGGTGAGATCATTCAGGTTATTGATGACATTGCTGATCAGACTAACCTTCTTGCACTTAACGCTGCTATTGAAGCCGCTCGTGCGGGTGAACAAGGAAGAGGTTTTGCTGTTGTGGCTGATGAAGTAAGGAAACTTGCTGAACGTACTACTAAGGCAACTAAAGAAATAGCATTGATGATCAAACAGATACAGAAGGATACATCAGGTGCAGTTGAATCTATGAATCAAGGTACTCTTGAAGTTGAGAAAGGTAAAGAACTCGCTAACAAAGCTGGTGATTCATTAAAACAGATAATCACAGGTGCTGAAAGTGTTGTTGATATTGTATCACAGGTTGCTGCAGCAAGTGAAGAACAGTCAAGTGCTGCCGAACAGATAAGTAAAAACATTGAATCGATCAGTGCTGTTACACAGGAAAGCGCACAGGGTGTTCAGCAGATTGCAAGAGCGGCTGAAGATTTGAACAGACTCACTAACAATCTTGAAGAGTTGGTTGCTAGGTTTAAGACAATAAATATCGCTGATAGCCAAAAGAGAAATATTAGCAAAAAACATATTAGAGTTTAA